The proteins below come from a single Rhizobium sp. BT04 genomic window:
- a CDS encoding bile acid:sodium symporter family protein, with protein MHDKTTTVLSRRETAMRKFLPDTFTILLVCTVILASLLPARGTFAGYFGIATDLAIALLFFLHGARLSRDVVVAGLLHWRLHLAILLTTFGIFPLLGLGLGMIPDTILPQPLYLGILFLCVLPSTVQSSIAFTSMAGGNVPAAICSASASNIFGMFLTPLLVGLLFSVGGHGGFSFDALEQILLQLLAPFIIGQILQPWIGDWIRAKKKILMPVDRGSILMVVYLAFSTAVVEGLWHTFSIADIAVVIVADMVLLGIVLVSTMFGSRWLGFDKADEITITFCGSKKSLASGVPMANVIFAGQSIGAIVLPLMLFHQIQLMVCAVIAQKYAAAAARRATEKEIEEAASPA; from the coding sequence ATGCACGACAAAACAACGACTGTTTTATCACGCCGCGAGACTGCCATGCGTAAATTTCTGCCTGACACCTTCACGATCCTGCTCGTCTGCACCGTCATTCTCGCCTCGCTGCTGCCGGCGCGCGGCACCTTCGCGGGGTATTTCGGCATCGCCACCGATCTTGCCATCGCGCTGTTGTTCTTTCTGCATGGCGCCCGGCTCTCGCGCGACGTCGTCGTCGCCGGCCTGTTGCACTGGCGCCTGCATCTCGCCATCCTGCTGACGACCTTCGGCATCTTCCCCTTGCTTGGCCTGGGGCTCGGAATGATCCCCGACACGATCCTGCCGCAGCCGCTTTATCTCGGCATCCTCTTCCTCTGCGTGCTGCCGTCGACGGTGCAGTCGTCGATCGCCTTCACCTCGATGGCGGGCGGCAACGTGCCTGCCGCCATCTGCTCGGCCTCGGCGTCCAACATCTTCGGCATGTTCCTGACGCCGCTGCTCGTCGGCCTGCTGTTTTCCGTCGGCGGCCATGGCGGCTTCTCCTTCGACGCGCTGGAGCAAATCCTGCTGCAGCTGCTGGCCCCCTTCATCATCGGCCAGATCCTGCAGCCCTGGATCGGCGACTGGATCCGCGCCAAGAAGAAGATCCTGATGCCGGTCGACCGCGGCTCGATCCTGATGGTCGTCTATCTGGCCTTTTCGACGGCTGTGGTCGAGGGCCTGTGGCATACCTTCTCGATCGCCGATATCGCCGTCGTCATCGTCGCCGATATGGTCCTTCTGGGCATCGTGCTTGTTTCGACGATGTTCGGCAGCCGCTGGCTGGGCTTCGACAAGGCCGATGAGATCACCATCACCTTCTGCGGCTCGAAGAAGAGCCTGGCAAGCGGCGTGCCGATGGCAAACGTCATCTTCGCCGGCCAGTCGATCGGTGCGATCGTTCTGCCGCTGATGCTCTTCCACCAGATCCAGCTGATGGTTTGCGCCGTCATCGCCCAGAAATACGCCGCCGCCGCGGCCCGCCGCGCAACAGAAAAAGAGATAGAGGAAGCCGCCAGCCCGGCCTGA
- a CDS encoding Hsp20 family protein, whose translation MRHVDFSPLYRSTVGFDRLFTMLDSLAQPEQAPTYPPYNIERTGENTYRITMAVAGFDETELSIEAHAHVLSVKGEKNEEPAEGGEFLYRGIAKRAFERRFQLADHVEVTAASLKNGLLHIDLLRNIPEAMKPRKIAIAAEPVEAPKAIEAQIING comes from the coding sequence ATGCGTCACGTAGACTTCTCTCCCCTTTATCGTTCCACCGTCGGTTTCGACCGGCTCTTCACCATGCTCGACAGCCTTGCCCAGCCGGAGCAGGCGCCGACCTATCCGCCCTATAATATCGAGCGCACGGGTGAAAACACCTATCGCATCACCATGGCGGTTGCCGGTTTCGACGAGACCGAACTTTCGATCGAAGCCCATGCCCATGTGCTGTCCGTGAAGGGTGAAAAGAACGAAGAGCCTGCCGAAGGCGGCGAATTCCTCTACCGCGGCATTGCCAAGCGTGCCTTCGAGCGCCGCTTCCAGCTTGCCGACCATGTCGAGGTAACTGCCGCTTCGCTGAAGAACGGCCTGCTGCATATCGACCTTCTGCGCAATATTCCCGAGGCCATGAAGCCCCGCAAGATCGCGATTGCGGCAGAACCGGTCGAGGCTCCGAAGGCCATCGAGGCGCAGATCATCAACGGCTGA
- a CDS encoding alpha/beta fold hydrolase, giving the protein MDQVLYSTPDNPAPENRSAGFFETHDGHQLRYAVFRSSAQVARGTVVILHGRNEYIEKYFETIRDLTARGLWVATFDMRGQGGSPRLLKRRNHGHIRRFADYERDLDTFLEKVVLPDTRLPFYLLAHSTGGLIALSAAPYLTTRIDRMVLSAPFIGLTGQAASPRVIRALAGTLTALGLGFLPLTSKLKEPDFLDNPLTSDEHRFERNVAMMKAHPELTLGPPTARWLIEAFRTMDRVTSPYHLFSITIPTIVIAPTRDGVVPYTAQERLSRYFRAGQLVPINGARHEIFQERDTYRAAALAAFHAFIPGSDAEENQDVAALGT; this is encoded by the coding sequence ATGGATCAGGTTCTCTATTCGACGCCCGACAATCCCGCCCCGGAAAACCGCTCGGCGGGGTTCTTTGAAACCCATGACGGCCACCAGTTGCGTTACGCCGTCTTCCGCTCGAGTGCTCAGGTTGCCAGAGGCACGGTCGTCATCCTGCATGGCCGCAACGAATATATCGAGAAATACTTCGAAACGATCCGCGACCTGACGGCCAGAGGCCTCTGGGTCGCCACCTTCGACATGCGCGGCCAGGGCGGTTCGCCGCGGCTCCTGAAGCGCCGCAACCACGGCCACATCCGCCGCTTTGCCGATTACGAACGCGACCTCGACACCTTCCTCGAAAAGGTGGTGCTGCCGGATACCCGCCTGCCATTCTACCTGCTCGCCCATTCCACAGGCGGGCTGATCGCGTTGTCCGCCGCTCCCTATCTCACCACCCGTATTGATCGCATGGTGCTGTCGGCGCCCTTCATCGGCCTGACCGGCCAGGCGGCTTCGCCCCGCGTCATCCGCGCTCTGGCAGGCACGCTGACGGCCCTCGGCCTCGGCTTCCTGCCGCTGACGTCGAAACTGAAGGAGCCGGATTTCCTCGACAACCCGCTGACCTCGGACGAACACCGCTTCGAGCGCAATGTCGCGATGATGAAGGCCCATCCGGAACTGACGCTTGGGCCGCCGACAGCCCGCTGGCTGATCGAGGCTTTTCGGACGATGGACCGGGTCACCTCGCCCTACCATCTCTTCTCGATCACCATCCCGACCATCGTCATCGCCCCGACGCGAGACGGTGTCGTGCCCTACACGGCGCAGGAACGGCTCTCGCGTTATTTCCGCGCAGGCCAGCTGGTGCCGATCAACGGCGCCCGCCATGAGATCTTCCAGGAACGGGATACCTACCGCGCCGCCGCCCTTGCCGCCTTCCACGCCTTCATTCCCGGCAGCGATGCCGAGGAGAACCAGGACGTCGCCGCCCTCGGCACGTGA
- the hisN gene encoding histidinol-phosphatase: MLPDRSFFNRLAEAARAETLPRFRSGLDVTNKLSSGFDPVTEGDRAAELAIRALIEESFPGHGILGEEHGNVGLDRDYVWVIDPIDGTRAFISGVPVWGTLIGLQKEGRAIMGMIEQPFTGERYFADQNGSIYTGPEGERRLKTRQCDALSNAILFTTSPHLFVGEEMEKYREIESQVRLFRYGCDCYAYALLAAGHIDLVIENSLKPYDVGGIIPVIEGAGGIITTWDGGRPENGGSIIAAGSRAVYEQAIAVLQR; encoded by the coding sequence ATGCTTCCTGACCGCTCGTTCTTCAATCGTCTGGCGGAGGCCGCCAGGGCCGAGACGCTGCCGCGCTTCCGCTCCGGCCTCGATGTCACCAACAAGCTTTCCTCCGGTTTCGACCCGGTGACGGAGGGTGACCGGGCCGCCGAACTCGCCATCCGGGCGCTGATCGAGGAGAGTTTCCCCGGCCATGGCATTCTCGGCGAGGAACACGGCAATGTCGGGCTCGACCGCGACTATGTCTGGGTGATCGATCCGATCGACGGTACGCGCGCCTTCATCTCCGGCGTGCCGGTGTGGGGAACGTTGATCGGCCTGCAGAAAGAGGGCAGGGCGATCATGGGCATGATCGAGCAGCCCTTTACCGGCGAGCGCTATTTCGCCGACCAGAACGGCTCGATCTATACCGGGCCGGAGGGGGAACGGCGGCTTAAGACACGGCAATGCGACGCGCTTTCGAACGCCATCCTGTTCACCACTTCACCACATCTCTTCGTCGGCGAGGAGATGGAGAAATACCGTGAGATCGAGAGCCAAGTGCGGCTCTTCCGCTACGGCTGCGACTGCTACGCCTATGCGCTGCTTGCCGCCGGCCATATCGATCTCGTCATCGAAAACAGCTTGAAGCCCTATGATGTCGGCGGGATCATTCCCGTCATCGAGGGGGCGGGTGGCATCATCACCACCTGGGACGGAGGGCGGCCGGAAAACGGCGGCTCGATTATCGCCGCCGGCAGCCGGGCGGTCTACGAGCAGGCGATCGCCGTCCTGCAACGCTAA
- a CDS encoding N-formylglutamate amidohydrolase: MPEIREYELFEVHEPVSQTIPFVYNSPHSGRIYPPEFIAQSRLEGIAIRRSEDHYVDELFGSAVALGAPLLAANFPRAYLDVNREPYELDPRMFDGLLPPYANVNSLRVAGGLGTIPRIVAENMEIYARRLPVQEGLDRVEAVYKPYHATLRRLIARTHVQFGFGVLIDCHSMPGNVRVAGSTARPDFIIGDRYGTSASAELSRAAIAILEEMGFAAIRNKPYAGGFITEHYGRPSRGLHALQIEVNRAIYVDEVTLDKRADFAAVADAVTAFMQQMADYVEKFSGDRALAAE, translated from the coding sequence GTGCCGGAAATACGCGAATACGAGCTTTTTGAGGTTCATGAGCCCGTGTCGCAGACCATTCCCTTCGTCTACAACTCCCCTCATAGCGGCCGCATTTATCCACCGGAATTTATCGCCCAGTCCAGGCTCGAGGGCATCGCCATCCGCCGTTCGGAGGATCATTACGTCGACGAGCTCTTCGGTTCGGCGGTCGCACTCGGCGCACCGCTCTTGGCGGCCAACTTTCCGCGCGCCTATCTCGACGTCAATCGCGAGCCCTACGAGCTCGATCCGCGCATGTTCGACGGGTTGTTGCCGCCCTATGCCAATGTCAATTCGCTGAGGGTGGCAGGCGGGCTCGGCACCATTCCGCGCATCGTTGCCGAGAACATGGAGATCTATGCGCGGCGCCTGCCGGTGCAGGAGGGACTCGATCGGGTCGAAGCGGTCTACAAGCCCTATCATGCGACGCTGCGCCGGCTGATCGCGCGAACGCATGTGCAGTTCGGCTTCGGCGTGCTGATCGACTGCCATTCGATGCCCGGCAATGTGCGCGTCGCCGGCAGCACCGCGCGGCCCGATTTCATCATCGGCGATCGCTACGGCACCAGCGCGTCGGCCGAACTGTCTCGGGCGGCCATCGCCATCCTCGAGGAAATGGGCTTCGCGGCGATCCGCAACAAGCCCTATGCCGGCGGCTTCATCACCGAACATTACGGTCGGCCTTCGCGCGGCCTGCATGCGCTGCAGATCGAGGTGAACCGGGCGATCTATGTCGACGAAGTGACGCTGGACAAACGCGCGGATTTTGCCGCGGTGGCCGATGCCGTCACCGCCTTCATGCAGCAGATGGCGGATTACGTCGAGAAATTCTCCGGCGATCGAGCGCTGGCAGCCGAATAA
- the cpdR1 gene encoding response regulator CpdR1 — MTQKILLAEDDNDMRRFLVKALEKAGYKVLSYDNGASAYDRLREEPFSLLLTDIVMPEMDGIELARRATELDPDLKVMFITGFAAVALNPDSKAPKDAKVLSKPFHLRDLVDEVNKMLAA; from the coding sequence ATGACTCAGAAGATACTTCTCGCCGAAGACGACAACGACATGCGCCGCTTCCTGGTGAAAGCGCTCGAAAAGGCCGGTTACAAGGTCCTTTCCTATGACAATGGCGCCAGCGCCTATGACCGGCTGCGCGAGGAACCGTTTTCCCTGCTGCTGACCGATATCGTCATGCCCGAGATGGACGGCATCGAGCTGGCGCGCCGCGCCACCGAGCTCGACCCCGACCTGAAGGTGATGTTCATCACCGGTTTCGCCGCCGTGGCGCTGAACCCTGATTCGAAGGCGCCAAAGGATGCCAAGGTCCTTTCCAAGCCTTTCCACCTGCGTGATCTCGTCGACGAGGTCAACAAAATGCTTGCCGCGTAA
- a CDS encoding porin, translating into MNIKSLLLGSAAALAAVSGAQAADAIVAAEPEPVEYVRVCDAYGTGYFYIPGTETCLKINGYIRFQVDVAPNASSIGAAGGGSVANDSDWDARTRGQVQFTAKSDTEYGPLTGVIVMQFNADNATAQKAQLDSAYIDIAGFRAGLFYSWWDDGLSGETDDIGSPVTLHNSLRYQYETDAFYAGISVDELEDSPFFNGETANNVGVAVGLGGKAGAFSYQITAGYDTDNEEGAVRAMGTVAVGPGTLGLAVVYASNPNAYYNKAEWAIAAEYAIKATDKLKITPAVQYYDNFGITAGEFNDDVNAWKAGVTIDYQIVDNFSAKVSVQYLDPDNATDVTSGYFRLQRSF; encoded by the coding sequence ATGAACATCAAGAGCCTTCTTCTCGGCTCCGCTGCTGCTCTCGCAGCAGTATCCGGCGCCCAGGCTGCTGACGCTATCGTTGCTGCCGAGCCGGAACCGGTTGAATACGTCCGCGTCTGCGACGCCTACGGCACCGGCTACTTCTACATCCCGGGCACCGAAACCTGCCTCAAGATCAACGGTTACATCCGTTTCCAGGTTGACGTTGCTCCGAACGCCAGCTCGATCGGCGCTGCCGGCGGCGGTTCTGTCGCCAACGACTCGGATTGGGACGCACGTACGCGCGGCCAGGTTCAGTTCACCGCCAAGAGCGACACCGAGTACGGTCCGCTGACCGGCGTCATCGTCATGCAGTTCAATGCTGACAACGCTACGGCTCAAAAGGCCCAGCTCGACTCGGCTTACATCGACATCGCCGGCTTCCGCGCTGGTCTGTTCTACAGCTGGTGGGACGACGGCCTCTCCGGCGAAACCGACGATATCGGTTCTCCGGTCACGCTGCATAACTCGCTGCGTTATCAGTACGAAACCGACGCCTTCTACGCCGGCATCAGCGTTGACGAGCTGGAAGACAGCCCGTTCTTCAATGGCGAAACCGCCAACAACGTCGGCGTTGCCGTCGGCCTCGGCGGCAAGGCTGGTGCATTCAGCTACCAGATCACTGCCGGTTACGACACCGACAACGAAGAAGGCGCCGTCCGTGCTATGGGTACGGTTGCTGTTGGTCCGGGCACGCTCGGCCTCGCAGTTGTCTACGCCAGCAACCCGAACGCCTACTACAACAAGGCTGAATGGGCGATTGCTGCTGAATACGCCATCAAGGCGACCGACAAGCTGAAGATCACCCCGGCTGTTCAGTACTACGACAACTTCGGCATCACTGCCGGCGAGTTCAACGATGACGTCAACGCCTGGAAGGCCGGCGTGACGATCGACTACCAGATCGTTGACAACTTCTCCGCAAAGGTTTCGGTTCAGTACCTCGATCCGGACAATGCGACAGACGTAACCTCGGGCTACTTCCGCCTGCAGCGCTCGTTCTAA